The following coding sequences are from one Psychrobacter sp. AH5 window:
- a CDS encoding bile acid:sodium symporter family protein produces MDSVQLVTLVNSVVIPLCLFLIMMGMGLSLKVNDFKRVVKFPKAVGIGLTNQLILLPVIGFALANIMPLRPEYAVGVMLLVLCPGGTTSNLFTYLAKGDVALSVTMTAIASVITVFTIPVVLSYSLIHFMGAGTEFQLPIAKTMISLIVITIVPISIGMLIKRFAPRAADKSQVWVSRFGVTFLALLVVFLSYVQRDIIVDAFINTGPVSLILNLVTMALGYYTSKWFGLNLAQRTSITLEVGLQNSTLSIFMALTLLANYDMSMTPAIYTLIMFFTAGILVKVFSKKYHNEQHANGNSSNLATNPL; encoded by the coding sequence ATGGATAGTGTTCAGTTAGTGACGTTAGTAAATTCAGTGGTTATACCGCTGTGCCTGTTTTTGATTATGATGGGCATGGGTTTATCACTAAAAGTAAATGACTTTAAACGAGTAGTCAAATTTCCCAAAGCGGTCGGTATAGGCCTAACCAATCAGTTAATTTTATTACCTGTTATTGGCTTTGCCTTAGCCAATATCATGCCGCTACGCCCAGAGTATGCAGTAGGGGTTATGCTGCTAGTGCTATGTCCAGGCGGCACCACCTCCAATCTTTTTACTTACCTAGCCAAAGGCGATGTCGCTCTATCAGTGACGATGACGGCGATTGCTAGTGTTATCACCGTTTTTACCATTCCGGTAGTCCTTAGCTATTCGCTTATTCACTTTATGGGCGCTGGCACTGAGTTTCAGCTGCCTATTGCAAAGACTATGATCTCATTAATAGTCATAACCATTGTGCCTATCAGTATCGGTATGCTCATCAAACGCTTTGCACCAAGAGCCGCGGATAAATCACAAGTCTGGGTCTCTCGGTTTGGGGTGACGTTTTTGGCTTTGTTAGTGGTGTTTTTGAGTTATGTTCAAAGAGATATCATCGTTGATGCTTTTATCAATACCGGACCCGTTTCGCTAATACTCAACCTAGTTACTATGGCGCTAGGCTACTATACTAGTAAATGGTTTGGTCTAAATCTGGCGCAAAGGACTTCTATTACTTTAGAAGTTGGCCTACAAAACAGTACCTTATCGATATTTATGGCCTTAACGCTATTAGCCAATTACGACATGTCGATGACTCCAGCTATCTACACTTTAATTATGTTCTTTACCGCTGGTATCTTAGTAAAGGTATTTAGTAAAAAGTATCATAATGAACAACATGCCAATGGTAATAGTAGTAATTTAGCCACTAATCCGCTTTAA
- a CDS encoding formate/nitrite transporter family protein — MEANSCLYDKAHLLNSERTVPQKPDPQANVNPNATKSVNRESLAEERAAAKTGLDNEASLENRPKSANNNEDKNQQANTAVTENLTDEDFPEDFSDEDKETIKKVASDDNLSKAKSSASILVEQFIDAKETFNRSLGSLFTSAFTAGLEIGISFFVILSAFTLIGDFIPNKYAMVLASLLYPIGFIIVVIGQSLLFTEQTSLLSLPVLNKIEPLHKLLRLWGIVIAGNIVGGCLFAALMIGLGLNMDLFTVANIDAYAEHVLGFKWWVIFGSAILAGWMMGIAAWLVTSARDTISRIVLVALITGSIGLLGLHHSIVGNIEVFAALLYGNTVSILSYLTFLVVVLVGNTVGGVVFVAVLKNRTFLFDIAKVREESAEDKSDKIARLNGGKR, encoded by the coding sequence ATGGAGGCTAACTCTTGTCTTTATGACAAAGCCCATCTCTTAAACAGCGAGCGTACCGTGCCCCAAAAACCTGACCCACAAGCTAATGTAAACCCAAATGCTACAAAATCTGTGAACCGTGAATCTCTAGCAGAGGAGCGGGCAGCCGCTAAAACTGGTTTGGACAATGAGGCGAGCTTAGAGAATAGACCAAAGAGCGCTAATAATAATGAAGACAAAAACCAGCAAGCCAATACCGCCGTCACCGAAAACTTAACGGACGAGGATTTTCCAGAAGACTTCTCCGACGAGGACAAAGAGACGATCAAAAAAGTCGCCAGCGACGATAATTTAAGTAAAGCCAAAAGCTCTGCTAGTATTTTAGTTGAGCAGTTCATCGATGCCAAAGAAACCTTTAATCGCTCATTAGGCTCATTATTTACCAGCGCCTTTACCGCAGGGCTTGAGATTGGTATTAGCTTTTTTGTTATCTTATCGGCATTTACGTTAATTGGCGACTTTATACCGAATAAATACGCCATGGTACTAGCCTCACTCCTCTACCCCATTGGCTTTATTATCGTGGTTATTGGACAGTCCTTACTGTTCACTGAGCAGACCTCTTTACTGAGCCTACCGGTACTTAACAAGATTGAACCTTTGCACAAATTATTGCGGCTTTGGGGTATCGTCATTGCGGGTAATATCGTTGGCGGCTGTCTGTTTGCCGCGCTAATGATTGGCTTAGGTCTCAATATGGATCTATTTACTGTTGCCAATATCGATGCTTATGCCGAGCATGTCCTAGGCTTTAAGTGGTGGGTAATCTTTGGCAGCGCTATATTAGCAGGCTGGATGATGGGTATTGCCGCTTGGCTTGTGACCTCCGCACGCGATACCATTAGCCGCATCGTGCTCGTGGCGCTTATCACTGGCAGCATTGGCCTTTTGGGTTTGCATCATAGTATCGTCGGCAATATCGAAGTATTCGCCGCGCTGCTTTATGGCAATACGGTCAGCATCTTGAGTTATTTGACATTCTTAGTGGTGGTATTGGTGGGTAACACGGTGGGCGGCGTAGTGTTTGTCGCGGTACTCAAAAACCGCACCTTCTTGTTTGATATTGCTAAAGTTAGAGAGGAGAGCGCTGAGGACAAGTCTGATAAAATAGCAAGGTTAAATGGTGGTAAGCGTTAG
- a CDS encoding valine--tRNA ligase: MSNPNSNTNLTQSIQAALSQLENAYNPKDVEAGMYQGWEQSGYFQPTFDKQESFSIALPPPNVTGSLHMGHGFNNAIMDALTRFHRMDGDNTLWQPGTDHAGIATQMVVERRLNAEGIKRHDLTREAFIDKVWEWKEESGDNITTQIRRLGSSVDWSRERFTMDDGLSNAVKEVFVRLFDEGLIYRGKRLVNWDPKFQTALSDLEVENHDEKGNLWHFRYHFTDKDTRTQDGKDYLVVATTRPETLLGDTAVAVNPSDERYTHLIGQTITLPITGRVVPIVADDYVEKDFGTGVVKITPAHDFNDYELGRRHNLPLINVLDAHANVLAEMEVYPDLQTREPSLEATPSDHEGNSYAGLERFTARIKMVAQAQEEQWLEAVEDYALKAPRGDRSGVIVEPWLTDQWYVAVNKLAGPAIDAVENGHIEFVPAQYKNMYMAWMTDLQDWCISRQLWWGHRIPAWYDDATGEIYVARDEAEVRSKYNLSDDVKLRQDDDVLDTWFSSGLWTFSTLGWADPSADKKVLETFHPTSVLVTGFDIIFFWVARMIMLTMHFVKNEDGTPQVPFKTVYVHGLVRDGQGQKMSKSKGNVLDPIDIIDGIDLETLVEKRTSNMMNPKDAAKIEKQTRKEFPEGIAAYGTDALRFTFTSLASTGRDINFDLKRVEGYRNFCNKIWNASRFVLMNCVDKEGSALPIDQSAKPEVWELPEKWIMSRLNSSVQNIHQHFNQYRLDMVSHDIYEFIWNEYCDWYVELAKASLNDDSVTDERKAQIRYVLLHVLESSMRFTHPIMPYLTEEIWQTIAPLLDRKNTDSIVIADYPQTDSTLISEQIESDMDWLQELIASVRNIRGEMKLGNAVRLPVLLQNISNEEEQRLSRIANQFKALAKVESLTLLKDGDEVPLSSSSMVGQLRILVPMKGLIDPTAELKRLGKSFDKLQKQAEGISRKLSNEGFVSKAPAEVVDAEKAKLAELEGQLTAMTAQMEQLKAL; the protein is encoded by the coding sequence ATGAGTAACCCTAATTCTAATACCAACCTAACCCAATCCATTCAAGCTGCGCTGAGCCAATTAGAGAATGCCTATAATCCGAAGGATGTCGAGGCTGGCATGTATCAAGGCTGGGAGCAAAGCGGCTATTTTCAGCCGACTTTTGATAAACAGGAGTCTTTTTCTATTGCTTTGCCACCGCCAAACGTCACCGGTAGCTTGCATATGGGTCACGGCTTTAACAATGCCATTATGGATGCTTTGACGCGTTTTCACCGGATGGATGGCGATAATACTTTATGGCAGCCAGGTACCGACCACGCTGGTATCGCCACTCAAATGGTAGTTGAGCGCCGTCTAAACGCTGAGGGCATCAAACGCCATGATTTAACTCGTGAGGCTTTTATCGATAAAGTCTGGGAGTGGAAAGAGGAGTCTGGCGATAATATCACCACCCAAATTCGCCGTTTGGGTAGCTCGGTTGACTGGTCGCGTGAGCGCTTTACTATGGATGATGGGCTGTCAAACGCAGTCAAAGAAGTGTTTGTGCGTCTGTTCGATGAAGGGCTGATTTATCGTGGTAAGCGTTTGGTTAATTGGGATCCTAAGTTTCAAACCGCATTGTCTGATTTGGAAGTAGAAAATCACGATGAAAAAGGCAATCTTTGGCATTTTCGCTATCACTTCACCGACAAAGATACGCGCACCCAAGACGGCAAAGACTACTTAGTCGTCGCCACCACTCGCCCTGAAACGCTACTTGGCGATACCGCCGTCGCGGTCAATCCGAGCGATGAGCGCTATACGCACTTAATTGGCCAGACGATTACTCTGCCTATCACCGGTCGCGTCGTGCCAATCGTCGCTGATGATTATGTCGAAAAAGACTTTGGCACTGGCGTAGTCAAAATCACTCCAGCGCATGATTTCAATGATTATGAGTTAGGTCGCCGTCATAACTTGCCACTTATCAATGTATTAGACGCCCATGCCAATGTCTTGGCGGAGATGGAAGTCTATCCGGATCTGCAAACGCGCGAGCCTAGCTTAGAGGCCACGCCTAGCGATCATGAAGGCAATTCTTATGCCGGCCTTGAGCGCTTTACTGCCCGTATAAAGATGGTGGCGCAAGCGCAAGAAGAGCAGTGGCTTGAGGCCGTTGAAGACTACGCCCTAAAAGCGCCGCGTGGCGATCGTAGTGGCGTCATCGTTGAGCCGTGGCTCACCGATCAGTGGTATGTGGCGGTCAATAAACTTGCAGGCCCTGCCATTGACGCGGTAGAAAATGGCCATATTGAATTCGTCCCCGCGCAATATAAAAACATGTATATGGCGTGGATGACCGACTTGCAGGACTGGTGCATCAGCCGTCAACTGTGGTGGGGACACCGCATTCCAGCTTGGTACGACGATGCGACTGGTGAAATCTATGTCGCCCGCGATGAGGCGGAAGTACGTAGTAAATATAACTTAAGCGACGACGTAAAACTGCGCCAAGACGATGATGTGCTTGATACTTGGTTTAGCTCGGGGCTATGGACCTTTAGTACTTTGGGTTGGGCCGATCCATCTGCCGACAAAAAAGTGCTCGAGACTTTCCACCCAACCAGCGTATTGGTCACCGGCTTTGACATCATTTTCTTTTGGGTGGCGCGGATGATTATGCTGACCATGCATTTTGTCAAAAATGAAGATGGCACGCCGCAAGTACCGTTTAAGACCGTTTATGTCCATGGTCTCGTCCGTGATGGCCAAGGACAAAAAATGTCCAAATCAAAAGGCAACGTGCTCGACCCAATCGATATCATCGATGGTATCGATTTGGAGACGCTAGTAGAAAAACGTACCAGCAATATGATGAACCCAAAAGACGCGGCGAAAATTGAGAAGCAAACGCGTAAAGAGTTCCCTGAGGGCATCGCGGCTTACGGTACGGATGCATTGAGATTCACCTTTACCTCCTTGGCGAGCACGGGCCGCGATATTAACTTTGATCTCAAGCGTGTCGAGGGTTATCGTAACTTCTGTAATAAAATCTGGAACGCCAGCCGTTTTGTACTGATGAACTGTGTCGATAAAGAGGGGAGCGCGCTGCCTATTGACCAAAGCGCGAAGCCTGAGGTGTGGGAGCTACCCGAAAAATGGATTATGAGTCGTCTAAATTCTAGCGTCCAAAATATCCATCAGCACTTTAACCAGTATCGCCTTGACATGGTCAGCCATGATATCTATGAGTTTATCTGGAACGAGTACTGCGATTGGTACGTTGAGCTTGCCAAAGCCAGTCTCAATGATGACTCAGTGACAGACGAGCGTAAAGCGCAAATCCGCTACGTACTGCTACATGTGCTTGAGAGCTCCATGCGCTTCACCCATCCGATTATGCCGTATCTGACCGAGGAGATTTGGCAAACCATCGCGCCACTGTTAGACCGTAAAAACACCGACAGCATCGTCATCGCTGATTATCCGCAAACCGATAGCACGCTGATTAGCGAGCAAATCGAGTCTGATATGGACTGGTTACAAGAGCTGATCGCTAGCGTCCGTAATATCAGAGGCGAGATGAAACTGGGTAACGCGGTGCGCTTGCCTGTGCTACTACAAAATATCTCTAATGAGGAAGAGCAGCGCCTATCGCGCATTGCCAATCAATTTAAGGCATTAGCGAAAGTCGAGAGCTTAACCCTTCTAAAAGACGGTGATGAGGTGCCACTATCGTCATCGAGCATGGTCGGGCAGCTGCGCATCCTCGTACCCATGAAAGGGCTGATTGACCCGACCGCTGAGCTAAAACGCCTGGGTAAATCTTTTGATAAGCTACAAAAGCAAGCCGAAGGTATCTCGCGAAAGCTGAGCAATGAAGGCTTTGTTAGTAAAGCGCCAGCCGAAGTAGTCGATGCTGAGAAGGCGAAACTGGCTGAGTTAGAAGGGCAGCTGACCGCGATGACGGCGCAGATGGAGCAGTTGAAAGCGTTATAA
- a CDS encoding YbaN family protein — protein MTDKKAFYYRPKTNQSNRPTVRWTFVILGWLFFVLGIIGVVLPVMPTAPFILLAAGCWARSSRRFHFWLINHKYFGKFVRDWEKNHAVPLYAKWLGTIMMALSTTMLFFRLPDKNLWIAWVIAAVCSGVAIYLFRLPNAK, from the coding sequence ATGACCGACAAAAAAGCCTTTTATTATCGTCCCAAGACCAATCAGTCTAACAGGCCAACGGTGCGCTGGACGTTTGTGATACTAGGCTGGTTGTTTTTTGTACTGGGTATCATTGGCGTAGTATTACCAGTGATGCCGACTGCTCCTTTTATACTACTAGCGGCGGGATGCTGGGCGCGTAGCTCAAGACGTTTTCATTTTTGGCTGATTAATCATAAATATTTTGGCAAATTTGTTCGAGACTGGGAAAAAAATCACGCCGTTCCTCTTTATGCCAAATGGCTGGGTACTATTATGATGGCGCTATCTACTACGATGTTGTTTTTTCGTCTGCCAGATAAAAACCTATGGATAGCTTGGGTTATAGCGGCTGTCTGTAGCGGCGTAGCTATCTATTTATTTCGGCTACCAAACGCCAAATAA
- a CDS encoding cold-shock protein, whose translation MSDTQKGTVKWFNEAKGFGFIAPENGADVFAHYSEITGSGFKTLAEGQEVEFTVTQGQKGPQAHNIVAI comes from the coding sequence ATGTCAGATACTCAAAAAGGTACAGTTAAGTGGTTCAACGAAGCTAAAGGCTTTGGTTTCATCGCTCCAGAAAACGGCGCAGACGTTTTTGCTCATTACAGCGAAATCACTGGTTCAGGTTTCAAAACTTTGGCTGAAGGCCAAGAAGTTGAGTTCACAGTAACTCAAGGCCAAAAAGGCCCACAAGCACATAACATCGTTGCTATCTAA
- a CDS encoding YeiH family protein, with the protein MPTFAQAVTDYIPRTRHLTGLMVVLIGSLFCLWLNTSLDVWSHGRIIGLSSLTLAILIGMVLGNTIYPKFAPSLAEGVGFAKAQILRLAIMFYGFKLTLTEVASVGMPAVMSDALVLSSTFLLTYWIGTKLLKVDKQTTLLIGSGASICGAAAVIAAEPVIKAEAHKVTIAVATVVVFGTIAMLLYPFLYHLGWLQIWLSPQDYGVYTGSTIHEVAQVVVAGNAVSDEVGDTAVVTKMIRVMMLAPFLLILSFALTKSGDSNGEKLSIMSRVKQVKVPWFAFIFILIVLLHTWLPMSATFEATMILVDDILLTMAMFALGLTTHLSAIKQAGAKPLILGAIMFGWLLLGGGLINVGISFI; encoded by the coding sequence ATGCCAACCTTTGCTCAAGCCGTAACTGATTATATTCCTCGGACCCGCCATCTCACCGGGTTGATGGTAGTGCTGATCGGTAGCTTATTTTGTTTATGGCTGAACACTAGCTTGGATGTCTGGAGTCACGGTCGCATTATCGGTCTGTCTTCATTAACGCTAGCTATTTTAATCGGTATGGTACTGGGCAATACTATTTATCCCAAGTTTGCACCAAGTTTGGCCGAGGGCGTTGGTTTTGCTAAAGCTCAGATCCTGCGCTTAGCTATCATGTTTTATGGCTTTAAGCTGACTTTGACAGAGGTAGCTAGCGTCGGTATGCCAGCTGTGATGAGTGATGCTTTGGTACTGAGCTCGACCTTTTTATTGACTTATTGGATCGGTACTAAGCTGCTAAAAGTCGATAAACAAACCACTCTACTTATTGGCTCAGGCGCTAGTATCTGCGGCGCGGCAGCAGTAATAGCCGCTGAACCGGTCATCAAAGCGGAGGCGCATAAAGTCACTATTGCCGTTGCCACTGTCGTGGTGTTTGGCACCATTGCCATGCTGCTCTACCCTTTTCTTTATCATTTAGGCTGGCTGCAAATTTGGCTCTCACCGCAAGATTATGGCGTTTATACCGGCTCCACTATTCACGAAGTCGCGCAAGTGGTGGTCGCGGGAAATGCCGTCAGCGATGAGGTGGGCGACACAGCGGTGGTGACCAAAATGATTCGCGTGATGATGCTTGCGCCTTTTTTATTGATACTGTCGTTTGCGCTCACTAAAAGCGGCGACAGTAATGGCGAAAAGCTATCTATCATGAGCCGAGTAAAACAAGTCAAAGTCCCTTGGTTTGCCTTTATCTTTATTTTGATTGTATTGCTGCACACGTGGTTACCGATGTCTGCTACTTTTGAAGCTACTATGATCTTGGTTGATGATATTTTGCTGACTATGGCGATGTTCGCCCTAGGTTTGACTACTCATCTAAGCGCTATCAAGCAAGCGGGCGCTAAACCGCTTATCTTAGGCGCTATCATGTTTGGCTGGTTACTGCTTGGCGGCGGTCTGATTAATGTTGGTATTAGCTTTATCTAA
- a CDS encoding LysR substrate-binding domain-containing protein: MQTTAQTLPKLTLKQLAVFVSIYQTGSTSRASEELHLSQSAVSSALAALESRLQLPLFERVGRSLNPHANAHPIYVQAQAILGQALTLEHYHKHQAGQLHIGASTTIGNYVLPELVAKMYQALPKVSIELYIANTREVISEIEQLNIDIALVEGMPRPSDSKVIEQRAWRTDTLMVFAKRGSRWLQGIAQYNSEEGSYELTTEQLAKLPLLVREAGSGTRQIIDEQLLQYLPHAEVIRAISQSEAIKNMVSADIGLGCLSQHVIDKELKDTSLVPVKVVGIDLSRTWWLVWHKARHQSPIWQRFIDII; this comes from the coding sequence ATGCAGACTACAGCGCAGACTTTGCCAAAGCTTACTCTTAAGCAGTTAGCCGTATTTGTTAGTATTTATCAGACGGGCAGTACTAGCCGCGCCAGTGAAGAGCTGCATTTATCACAATCAGCGGTCAGCAGCGCTCTAGCTGCCTTAGAGTCGCGTTTGCAGCTGCCCTTGTTTGAGCGGGTGGGCCGTAGTCTCAATCCTCATGCCAATGCTCATCCCATTTATGTACAAGCGCAAGCTATCTTAGGACAGGCTTTAACGCTTGAGCACTATCACAAGCATCAAGCGGGACAGCTGCATATTGGTGCCAGCACCACTATCGGTAATTATGTGCTCCCTGAGCTGGTAGCTAAGATGTATCAGGCGCTACCTAAGGTAAGTATTGAGCTATATATCGCCAACACGCGTGAGGTGATAAGCGAGATTGAACAGCTCAATATCGATATTGCGCTAGTGGAGGGGATGCCAAGGCCTAGCGATAGCAAAGTAATTGAGCAGCGCGCTTGGCGTACCGATACTCTAATGGTTTTTGCCAAAAGGGGGAGTCGGTGGCTGCAAGGGATAGCTCAATATAATAGCGAGGAGGGTAGTTATGAGCTGACCACTGAGCAACTCGCCAAGCTGCCTTTATTGGTAAGAGAAGCGGGCTCAGGGACGCGGCAAATTATCGACGAGCAGCTATTACAGTATTTGCCCCATGCTGAGGTGATTCGGGCGATTTCGCAGTCAGAGGCGATCAAAAACATGGTCAGTGCTGATATTGGTCTGGGCTGCCTCTCGCAGCATGTGATTGACAAAGAGCTTAAGGATACTAGCTTAGTACCTGTAAAGGTCGTAGGGATAGATTTATCCAGAACGTGGTGGCTGGTCTGGCATAAGGCGCGGCATCAAAGTCCGATATGGCAGAGGTTTATTGATATTATTTAA
- a CDS encoding universal stress protein, producing the protein MSYQHILLVTDLLPDADIVAQKAKHIVSNRPNSKLSVLHIVKDTMVGFGYELVPASSLYDEIDDERCQEARAKLAQFLDRNELNVVNSEVTTAISNSEGIVNYCHKHDVDLLVIGRHERHGIVAWLSGATADNILPNVPCDSLVVRLDKPA; encoded by the coding sequence ATGAGCTATCAACATATTTTATTGGTTACTGATCTTTTGCCAGACGCTGATATCGTGGCACAAAAAGCCAAGCATATTGTCTCAAACCGCCCTAACTCTAAGCTATCGGTGCTACATATCGTCAAAGATACTATGGTCGGCTTCGGCTATGAGCTAGTGCCTGCCTCTAGCCTCTATGATGAGATTGACGATGAGCGCTGCCAAGAAGCGCGGGCAAAGCTCGCACAGTTTTTGGATCGCAATGAGCTAAATGTAGTGAATTCAGAGGTGACTACCGCTATCTCCAACAGCGAAGGCATTGTCAATTACTGTCATAAACACGACGTTGATCTATTAGTCATCGGCCGCCATGAGCGTCACGGTATTGTCGCGTGGCTAAGCGGCGCTACCGCTGATAACATTTTGCCTAATGTACCTTGTGACAGCTTGGTAGTTCGACTGGACAAACCTGCTTAA
- a CDS encoding universal stress protein yields MSYQHILLVTDLLSDADIVAQRAKRVLAGSPEAKLSVLHIVEDDMVRFGYELVPASSLSGETDGEHWQQARAKLAEFLDRNGLHAYKSEVTAAISNDKGIVNYCHNNEVDLLIIGRHERRGIAAWLVGATADNILPNAPCDSLVVKLDQPVAN; encoded by the coding sequence ATGAGCTACCAACATATCTTACTAGTCACTGATCTATTATCCGATGCTGATATCGTGGCGCAAAGAGCCAAACGTGTCCTCGCGGGCTCGCCAGAAGCAAAATTATCGGTGCTGCATATCGTTGAGGATGACATGGTACGCTTTGGTTACGAGCTAGTCCCAGCTTCTAGCTTGTCAGGTGAGACAGACGGTGAACATTGGCAACAAGCACGCGCCAAGTTAGCTGAGTTCCTTGATCGTAACGGCTTACACGCTTATAAATCTGAGGTCACCGCCGCTATCTCTAATGACAAAGGGATTGTCAATTATTGCCATAATAATGAGGTCGATCTGTTGATTATCGGTCGCCACGAGCGCCGCGGTATCGCTGCGTGGTTAGTGGGCGCAACGGCAGATAATATCTTACCCAACGCCCCTTGCGATAGTCTCGTCGTCAAACTTGATCAGCCAGTCGCGAACTAA